The Onthophagus taurus isolate NC chromosome 2, IU_Otau_3.0, whole genome shotgun sequence genome includes a window with the following:
- the LOC111418987 gene encoding ATP-binding cassette sub-family D member 3 — protein MAPNYSKYVTKNNAILAASAATLLWILTKKRKSKGALKKSSDVDLEDEVKYLISDKKETVAKAQVDKQFLKQISALIKIAVPSWRSPEAGLLFLIAVSLVARSACDIWMISYGTMIESAIVSSNRSLFMRRLFVFLCAMPIISVVNNTLKYSIGELKIRLRNNMTRRLYNDYLKGFTYYRMSNLDNRIANADQLLTTDVDKFCESIAELYCNTAKPILDIGIYVYRLTATLGGSTPLAMLSYLLISGVILTHLRRPTGKMTATEQKLEGEYRHINARLITYSEEVAFYNGNDREKVTLMASFNKLLNHLRKFLQFRVFMGVIDNIVAKYFASVVGFWVVSRPFLSTDHELSNMGQNERSRLYYTYGRMLVKLAEAIGRLVLAGRELTRLAGFTSRVTQLREVLDDLNAGKYKRTMVKGSENLNINGGKLIFKDNVIKFDKVPLITPNGDVLIKELSFEVRSGMNVLVCGPNGSGKSSLFRILGELWPLFGGELTKPPRGKLFYIPQKPYMTLGSLRDQIIYPHSNADAKKRNVTDEELIGHLKLVQLEYLLKREHGLDAVADWLDVLSGGEKQRIAMARLFYHAPQFAILDECTSAVSVDVEGSMYKYCREVGITLFTVSHRKSLWQHHEHVLYLDGRGDYTFKPIDPTTEEFGS, from the exons ATGGCACCAAATTACAGTAAATACGTTACCAAAAACAATGCTATTTTAGCAGCCAGCGCGGCAACTTTATTATGGATTTTAACCAAAAAGCGAAAATCAAAAGGTGCTCTAAA GAAATCATCTGATGTTGACCTCGAAGATGAagtaaaatatttgatttctGATAAGAAAGAGACTGTCGCAAAAGCACAAGtagataaacaatttttgaaacaaatttccGCATTGATTAAAATTGCTGTACCATCATGGAGATCACCAGAAGCCGGATTATTATTCTTAATTGCTGTGAGTTTGGTAGCAAGGTCAGCTTGCGATATTTGGATGATCAGTTATGGAACTATGATAGAAAG CGCAATAGTTTCAAGCAACAGATCGTTATTCATGCGCCGCTTATTCGTATTTCTCTGCGCCATGCCGATAATTTCGGTTGTAAATAACACCCTAAAATATTCAATCGGcgaattaaaaattcgtttacGCAACAATATGACTCGCCGTCTTTACAATGACTATCTAAAAGGTTTCACCTATTATCGTATGTCGAATTTAGACAATCGAATCGCAAACGCTGATCAACTTTTAACGACCGATGTAGATAAATTCTGCGAAAGTATAGCCGAGCTATACTGTAACACTGCAAAACCAATCTTGGATATTGGTATTTACGTTTATAGATTAACAGCAACGTTAGGTGGAAGTACTCCATTGGCGATGTTGTCTTATCTTCTTATTTCTGGTGTGATTTTAACTCATTTAAGACGCCCTACAGGTAAAATGACGGCGACAGAACAAAAATTAGAAGGAGAATATAGACATATAAACGCCAGATTGATTACTTATTCGGAAGAAGTAGCTTTTTATAATGGAAATGATCGCGAAAAGGTCACTTTAATGGCTAGTTTTAATAAGTTGCTGAATCATTTGAGAAAGTTTTTACAATTTAGAGTATTTATGGGGGTTATTGATAATATCGTAGCGAAATATTTTGCCAGCGTTGTTGGTTTTTGGGTGGTTTCCAGACCGTTTTTATCAACGGATCATGAGTTATCTAATATGGGACAAAACGAACGTTCAAGATTATATTATACTTACGGAAGAATGTTAGTTAAATTGGCTGAGGCTATAGGAAGGTTAGTTTTAGCTGGACGAGAATTAACCCGTTTAGCAGGTTTTACATCGCGCGTTACTCAATTAAGAGAAGTTTTGGACGACTTAAACGCTGGAAAATACAAAAGAACCATGGTAAAAGGAtcggaaaatttaaatataaacggtgggaaattaatttttaaagataacgtTATTAAATTCGATAAAGTTCCTTTAATAACGCCCAATGGAGACGTTTTAATCAAAGAATTATCGTTTGAAGTACGTTCAGGAATGAATGTTTTAGTTTGTGGACCAAACGGATCAGGAAAATCATCGTTATTTAGAATACTTGGTGAACTTTGGCCATTATTCGGCGGTGAATTAACGAAACCTCCTAGAGGAAAACTATTTTATATCCCTCAAAAACCTTACATGACCTTGGGAAGTTTAAGAGATCAAATTATTTATCCACATTCCAACGCAGACGCTAAAAAGCGCAATGTCACCGATGAGGAACTAATTGGACATTTAAAATTGGTTCAACttgaatatttattgaaacgcGAACACGGTTTGGACGCGGTTGCCGATTGGTTAGATGTTTTAAGTGGTGGTGAAAAGCAAAGAATTGCTATGGCACGTCTATTTTATCATGCTCCACAATTTGCAATTTTGGATGAATGTACAAGTGCGGTTTCTGTTGATGTTGAAGGAAgtatgtataaatattgtaGGGAAGTTGGGATTACATTGTTTACAGTGTCCCACCGAAAATCTTTGTGGCAACACCACGAACATGTTTTGTATTTAGACGGACGTGGAGATTATACTTTTAAACCTATTGATCCAACAACTGAAGAATTTGGTTCataa
- the LOC139429074 gene encoding uncharacterized protein yields MMKMSGNNERKIRDVRDVWGYSIEEKEAQKISLDNNAETKIKHKYKTLERHLSMKKTIRKKMMRDLREIGDASNETQNDTNVGFLEQIRTDQPPSANVDKPSLWKRLTKGWGHS; encoded by the coding sequence atGATGAAAATGTCCGGAAACAACGAAAGAAAAATTCGCGATGTTCGAGACGTTTGGGGTTATAGCATAGAAGAGAAAGAAGCCCAAAAAATTTCCTTAGATAATAATGCAGAAACAAAGAtcaaacataaatataaaacattgGAAAGACATTTAAGTATGAAAAAAACAATTCGAAAAAAGATGATGCGCGATTTACGGGAAATAGGAGATGCTTCAAACGAAACCCAAAACGATACAAACGTTGGATTTTTAGAGCAGATTCGAACGGATCAACCGCCTTCGGCCAACGTCGACAAACCTAGCTTATGGAAAAGACTTACGAAAGGCTGGGGTCACtcttaa